CTTCTCAAGGAGATCAGGGGGTTCAGGACCAGCTTCTACCGCTTCGTCGTTGATCAGGGCCACTGCAAGTTTCTTAAACTCCTGAATGTATGCACTTAGTGTGTGGGGACCATATAGTGTGGAAGCACCCTGACAACAAGAAATTTAAAGTCAGAAACTTAAATAGAATAGCCACTAAAAAAGTGCTATTATCACTGTAACATTATCCACATTGTTGGAAGTCCCATATCAATTAGAAATATCGTCAATTTCTgagtatataagtgagtgcaaacCTTATCTAAAAAGCCAGTTTTTGTAAAGTTAAGATTAAAGTCTACTTCTTAATATAGTATTAGAACCATGagttagagcctatcctagcaaaatttgttgttttttgggTTGGATCTTTTGTTCCACCTACTATCGGGCTGCTAGCGAACCATCATTATTGTCTAGTCCCATGCTTGAGATATATATGCTTCGGCGTGAGAGGTGTGTTTtgaaagtcccacatcgacaTACATGTGTGTGCATGTTAGCACAAGTGTGCACAATGTTTAGTTGGCCAACTCTAGCATATGACTAAGaggaacaaattttcaaaaatgctcAAAAGGCCTGTCTGATTCTATCTATCTTTTGTCAATACAGAGTAATATGATGTGATTAAGAATTTGGAtcactaaaaataaacttttgtcAGTGTTTCAATTGTCCTTGCTACATGGTAATCTAAGAGATGTCAAATGTTTGTTGTGAATTTCATGCTCTTACAACTGACCTCGTATCTTTGCACCTGGTACTCTTCATATGTAGTGACGTACTGTGAATAGGTGTTAGATAACCCTGCTATAACAATGTAAATGTCATCGAAATCAAAATCTTCTTCACTAGTTAGCACTGTCTTCACTGCATCACGAAGACGCCTCCCAGCCATTGTTGTGAATTCTGTCAAATGAAAACAATGGCAAACAAGAATGAAGCACCAAGAAGAAATATAAGGACCAATATAACTTGTTTCACAAACActtatatgaataaataaatagccATCAATTTCCACGGGAAAAACAATAAACATGAATTAGATGTATTTATATATGCAAAGTTTCTGTCGTAATTGAAACAAAACTTGAGAAGATGAAGGGTGGAGATTCCAACAATAgcatattacaataaaataagagaGCAGGAGACAAGTTGGTACCTCCTGGTACACAAAGAAGGACCAATTGCCCAATTCGAATGATCTGAATCGGAAGTATTGAAGGCTGCAAAATTAACACCAACATGAAAGCTTCATAAAGTCAAAAGAGTCCTTATTCAACCAACACAAAGGAGATAACTAAACTGAACCAAGGGAAAGGATTTATGAGTAACTTACAGCCCAATCATATGGTTTCTTCATTTCACCAGTATCTAGCAAAATCGGTTTGGGGCGATGACACTCTATCTGTTCCTTGGTTGGTGTCTTGAGCAAGTCGCGCACCAGCTTCCAGAAAGGATTTCCCTAACACACACATCAGAACAAATAATAAGCATAAACCATAACAAGTATTTAAGATTACTGTCTAAGACAATGCAGTATGAAAGAAAGATTACCTTATCATCACCTTGTGTAAAATCAAAAGCTCCAGGTCCATCTGTTGTTCCAGCTGCAAATGCAAACCCCATTGCGGCAGGGCATGTTTTTACAACCTCAGAATCTCCTTCATCAGAAATGGTTACCTCAAGTTGGGAGAAATCTATATAGGTATGTCGAAAATCGACCTCCCCTTCAATCTCTTCATCCACAGTATTGAAAAGATCTACTGCTTTTCTAAATTGTCTTTCTCCAATAATGCGTGTACTTTCAAATTCATCTGGGTAGCTATCACATAAATAATGCAATTTAGTACTTCCAAAGGCTTAGATGGCATTTCCATGCACTTGTGACACAGAGTATGTAATGAATAATAATTACCCGGGTCCTCGGCTATAACATAATTCATTCTTGCCTCCACATGTACTATGATTGAAGTCACAAGGTAATCCAGTATCTATGCAAAATGCTCCAAGCACATTTGGACTAACATCTCCACAATTTGATTGGCAGAACGCAGATACAAATCTAGGTTTGTCATCCTTCCTATGAGCACCTCTCACACGTTTTGAAACACTCGATGTTTTGCTTGCTGATCTACCAGGAGAAGACTGAAAGGAGGTAGCAATTTCCAGTAATTCATGCTCTGCACCAATGAATTTTagataagaatataaatattactaGTCATTTGTAATTTTCAGATCTCTTACTACTGATGACCTAGTTACATAACATCAATCACACAGAGTAAGTTTGTTTTGTTCTTCAACCAAAGCATGAAACAGATAATGAAATATCTAAAATGTCATCACGGGTTTCAAAAAGTGTTAGTATTCCAAATGATGGATCCACCTGACATATAAAACTCTAAATATTCATGCTATCAATTAGGATATTGATCATGCTTCTTAGATCAGTGTTCgaaaagaattcaaaaatttcaacaaCAGATGCATTACATAAAAAGACAAAGTGTAAGCATCTTACTATTATTGTGAAGGCCAGGAAttatatttgagatttttcGAGGCAAACCACCATCTTCAGTTTTAGCAGAATCAGTTTTTTCATAACCTTTTTTCTCAAACCAATCTTCCATGAATCGTGCAGCTACACCTTTATTATCCCCACTAATTAATGAGTTTGTTCGACTCATTGATGTTCCATGAGTAGGAAACCAGTTGAAGGATCCAACAGGTCCCCATTCAtcatcaacaaattttaaaagagtCATTTCTTTATCAACATTATACTCATACTTTTTTCTCTCTGCAGCAGGATTATTTAGATAAGCACTAGGACTGCGATTTACACCAGCATCTAAGAGTTCTCCTGCAAGTATAAGATAACCTTCCAATGAGTCATAAGTTATTACCATCCAAGTTCCCCTAAAGATAGGAAAATATATCAGCATTAATCATTTTATCCTGTGATTTCATACTTGAACAACTAGTACAACAATGGAGATCTAGTATGAACTTGAACCATACCATCTGTgataaataaattgatataaaagcTGTGTGTGGGATCGCATGTTTGTACATGGTGTACATAAAGGCCTAGGAAGGAAGAGAGTATGCAAATTGTATCCCTTACCCTTATTGACAAATATTGATCCTGGGCGGAGATTTTCATGGGCCTGGATAATACATTTTTCAATGCCATCGACAATGACATCAAAGGACTGATGCACAAATCCAAAAGAAGTTATAATGTACACAACATATTGGAGATAACCCCCAGGACCAGCATGAGTGTGAATTCCACTAATGGCTACATTATTTTCAGTATATAGATCACCATATCTgtcaaacaaaatgaaaatagtaCTTTAATCACACAACTATTGAGATCAAAACATCTTACTATGATTTCATTCATTCATCTAAAGTAAGTACATGCAAAATCGCTGTGATGAAAAACAATCAACAGTTGATTGATATCCTAATACAATCATAATTTGTTATGTAAGTCTATGTAACATCAACCACTTTCTTTCTCACCAATGATTAAGATTGCTTATTTTACTCTCTGAATTGAACTACACACTTAAAGACATTCAGATCCATTTTACTATAAGCagaaataaagtaaattttctCAAGATAACACAACTTCTGACACAATAACTCTTGATAACTGAACTATACACTGCTAGTACCTTGCTTTTAACCTCTCAATTACTTTGATCTTCACAATCTGTGAAGCCATGCAAGCATCAAGGTTCACAAACACTACCCTCTTCCCCTTTGGCTCCGCAACAATGAATGCACGAGCCCGTAGCCTGAAGTGAATTCCAGATGCTGTCTGTCCGGTGTTAGCATACCCCATCATGTTAACATCAGCAGCAGGGCCTGTAATGTCATAACTTCCAAGACCAACCAAGTAGTCAGAACTAGAACACACAACACCAGTCTCCAGTAGCAGCAGGAGTAAGAAAAGGGTCC
This portion of the Vigna unguiculata cultivar IT97K-499-35 chromosome 6, ASM411807v1, whole genome shotgun sequence genome encodes:
- the LOC114186833 gene encoding neutral ceramidase 1-like, giving the protein MEFPSFYGSNVWSACANMRVWTLFLLLLLLETGVVCSSSDYLVGLGSYDITGPAADVNMMGYANTGQTASGIHFRLRARAFIVAEPKGKRVVFVNLDACMASQIVKIKVIERLKARYGDLYTENNVAISGIHTHAGPGGYLQYVVYIITSFGFVHQSFDVIVDGIEKCIIQAHENLRPGSIFVNKGELLDAGVNRSPSAYLNNPAAERKKYEYNVDKEMTLLKFVDDEWGPVGSFNWFPTHGTSMSRTNSLISGDNKGVAARFMEDWFEKKGYEKTDSAKTEDGGLPRKISNIIPGLHNNKHELLEIATSFQSSPGRSASKTSSVSKRVRGAHRKDDKPRFVSAFCQSNCGDVSPNVLGAFCIDTGLPCDFNHSTCGGKNELCYSRGPGYPDEFESTRIIGERQFRKAVDLFNTVDEEIEGEVDFRHTYIDFSQLEVTISDEGDSEVVKTCPAAMGFAFAAGTTDGPGAFDFTQGDDKGNPFWKLVRDLLKTPTKEQIECHRPKPILLDTGEMKKPYDWAPSILPIQIIRIGQLVLLCVPGEFTTMAGRRLRDAVKTVLTSEEDFDFDDIYIVIAGLSNTYSQYVTTYEEYQVQRYEGASTLYGPHTLSAYIQEFKKLAVALINDEAVEAGPEPPDLLEKQIGLLPPVVVDGIPLGVNFGDVCADVPQNSTFKSGDMVAASFWSACPRNDLMTEGTFALVEFLQEKDDWIPAYDDDDFCLRYKWSRPYKLSSRSRATLEWRIPEGVTPGVYRFRHFGAAKGLFGSIHHFTASSSAFVVA